In Oleomonas cavernae, a genomic segment contains:
- a CDS encoding TolC family protein, which produces MTVPLYQSGAEYATIRQNQQTASQRLSQVSETQRTVIESASNAFDQLEAARAVIVSQKQAVAANSLALEGVRQESSVGSRTVLDVLNAEQELLNSQVALVRAQGDEYIAAFTLLSAVGRLTAQNLNLSGDRYDPVKHYDESRGRWFGFD; this is translated from the coding sequence GTGACCGTGCCGCTGTACCAGTCCGGCGCCGAATACGCCACCATCCGCCAGAACCAGCAAACCGCCAGCCAGCGCCTGTCGCAGGTCTCCGAGACCCAGCGCACGGTGATCGAGTCGGCCTCGAACGCTTTCGACCAGCTCGAAGCGGCGCGGGCCGTGATCGTCTCGCAGAAGCAGGCGGTCGCCGCCAACAGCCTAGCGCTGGAAGGCGTGCGGCAGGAATCCTCGGTCGGCTCGCGCACCGTGCTCGATGTCTTGAACGCCGAACAGGAATTGCTCAATTCCCAGGTCGCCCTGGTGCGGGCCCAGGGCGACGAATATATCGCCGCCTTCACCTTGCTGTCCGCCGTGGGCCGCCTGACCGCCCAGAACCTGAATCTGTCGGGCGACCGCTACGATCCCGTGAAGCACTATGACGAGAGCCGCGGCCGCTGGTTCGGCTTCGATTGA